The genomic stretch CATCAGTAATAACATTAAAACTAATTTTTTCATAAAAAAATCCTATTATCTTTTAAGATTTGATACAGTTCTTAACATCTCATCTGAGGTTGTTATTGTTTTTGAATTTATGTCATAAGCTCTTTGAGCTACTATCATGTTAACCATTTCTTTTACAACATCTACATTTGATTTTTCAAGATAACCTTGTTGTAATGGTCCAAATCCGTCTTGATTAGGAATTCCTTCAACTGGATCACCAGATGCTGGAGTTTGTGTATATAGATTATTTCCAATAGGTTTTAATCCAGCTGGATTAACAAATCTTACAAGTGTCATATTACCAAGATTTTGTATTGTATCATCTGCAAATTTAACACTTACTATACCATCAGGAGAAATAGAAATTTCTTGAGAATTTGCAGGTATAACTATATTTGGAACTACTAAAAGGCCATTAGATGTTGTTAATCTTCCTTCACCATCTCTTTTTAAAGAACCATCTCTTGTATAAGCTATTCTTCCATCTTGAAGTTGAACTTGTAAAAATCCATCCCCCATTATAGCTATATCTGTAGATCCACCTGTTTCTTCAGGATTTCCAATAGAAAATATTCTATTTGTTGCAGATAAAGTTGTTCCATGACCAACATATAGACCGGTTGGTAATGAAGAATCTTGAGCTGTAGGAGTTCCTGCTTCTCTTACAGCTTGATACAATAAGTCTTGAAATTCAGCTCTTTGTCTTTTAAAGCCAGTTGTTTCAACATTTGATAAGTTATTTGAAATTATGTCTAATTTTCTTTGTTCTGCATTCATTCCGGTTGCAGCACTGTATAAAGATACTAGCATCTCATGACCCCCTCATTATCTTGATGAGATTTCTATTAATTTTGTATTCAATGAATCATTGGTAGTTACTGCTCTTTGAAGTATATCAAATTGTCTATTTGCATTTATTAAATTTACCATTTCTTCAAGAGTATTAACATTAGATTTTTCTATAAACCCTTGTTTTATTTTGGAACTTTGTAAGTTAATTTCATCGCCTGAAAAATAATTATTTCCAACTTTGTAAATATTTTCTAATTCAGTATTATAAAAAGCAACATTGTTTTCTTGTATATTTCCATTTTCATCTACTTGAAATGAATCTTGAATAATTATAGGTTGATTGAATTCATCTAAAATATAATCTCCAGAATTATTTACAAGAAAGCCATCATTGTTTACTTTAAATTCTCCATTTCTGGTATAAAAATAATTATCACCAGAAAGTACTTTGAAAAAACCATTACCTTCAATTGCAAAATCAAGATTATTTGATGTTTCTTCTAAAACACCTTGAGTTATTATTGGATAAACTTTGTCTAAAACAACTCCTGAATAGACGTTTCCAATTAATTCGCCTTTTTTATTTTCTTTTGAATAAGCATGTATTTCTTTTTCAAGAATACTTTTGAAAGTATTTATATCTTTTTTATAACCAGTTGTATTAGCATTGGCAAGATTATTGGATATTTTATTTACTTCGGCAAAAGAGTTTAACATACCCATTGCTGAATTATAAATTCCCCTCATAAAAATCCTCCTCAGTTTATTCTACATGGACACTACTTAATAGTTCTATATCTTCTAATAAAATTCCTGTACCTTTTGCACAAGTTAAGTGAGGATCTTCTGTAACTATTGTGTTAACACCGGTCTTTTCTTTGAGTAATTTATCAAGTCCACGTATTCTTGAAACTCCACCAACTAATATTATGCCATTGTTCATTACATCAGCTGCAAGTTCAGGGGGGGTTTTTTCTAAAACATTTTTTGCTTTTATTATTATTTCATTTAAAACAGGTTTTATAGCTTCAAAAATATCATCTGAATTTATTTTTATAGATGAAGGAAGACCAGTTTTTATATCCTGCCCTTTAACTTCTATTTCTATTGTTTCTTCATCTTTATAAGCTTTTGCTATTTCTTTTTTTATTCTTTCGGCAGTAGAAGTTCCTATAGAAAATCTATAACTTTTTTTGATATATTTAACTATTTCATCATCCATCGCTTCTCCGGCTACTTTTATCGATTCACTTTCCACTGTTCCGCCTAAACTAATTACTGCAATATCCGTTGTGCCTCCGCCTATGTCTATTACCATATGTCCATTAGGTTTTGTTATATCTATTTCACTTCCTATTGCAGCTGCTAAAGGTTCAGAAACTAAAAATACTTGAGAAGCTCCAACTCTTTCAGCAGCTTCTTTTACGGCTCTTCTTTCAACATCAGTAGTTAATGCTGGTATACCAATTATCAATTTTGGTTTTGAAAATGATAACCCTTTTTTCGCATTTTTTAAAAAATATCTCAAAACTTCTTCTATAACTTCAGGATTTGTTATTACTCCATCTTGAACAGGTCTTATAATCTTTATTTGTTCTGGGGTTTTTCCT from Oceanotoga teriensis encodes the following:
- the flgG gene encoding flagellar basal-body rod protein FlgG, giving the protein MLVSLYSAATGMNAEQRKLDIISNNLSNVETTGFKRQRAEFQDLLYQAVREAGTPTAQDSSLPTGLYVGHGTTLSATNRIFSIGNPEETGGSTDIAIMGDGFLQVQLQDGRIAYTRDGSLKRDGEGRLTTSNGLLVVPNIVIPANSQEISISPDGIVSVKFADDTIQNLGNMTLVRFVNPAGLKPIGNNLYTQTPASGDPVEGIPNQDGFGPLQQGYLEKSNVDVVKEMVNMIVAQRAYDINSKTITTSDEMLRTVSNLKR
- a CDS encoding flagellar hook-basal body protein codes for the protein MRGIYNSAMGMLNSFAEVNKISNNLANANTTGYKKDINTFKSILEKEIHAYSKENKKGELIGNVYSGVVLDKVYPIITQGVLEETSNNLDFAIEGNGFFKVLSGDNYFYTRNGEFKVNNDGFLVNNSGDYILDEFNQPIIIQDSFQVDENGNIQENNVAFYNTELENIYKVGNNYFSGDEINLQSSKIKQGFIEKSNVNTLEEMVNLINANRQFDILQRAVTTNDSLNTKLIEISSR
- a CDS encoding rod shape-determining protein; the encoded protein is MAKHDLGIDLGTATFVVYQRGVGIIIEEPSVVAIDAKKKKIIAIGTQAKEMIGKTPEQIKIIRPVQDGVITNPEVIEEVLRYFLKNAKKGLSFSKPKLIIGIPALTTDVERRAVKEAAERVGASQVFLVSEPLAAAIGSEIDITKPNGHMVIDIGGGTTDIAVISLGGTVESESIKVAGEAMDDEIVKYIKKSYRFSIGTSTAERIKKEIAKAYKDEETIEIEVKGQDIKTGLPSSIKINSDDIFEAIKPVLNEIIIKAKNVLEKTPPELAADVMNNGIILVGGVSRIRGLDKLLKEKTGVNTIVTEDPHLTCAKGTGILLEDIELLSSVHVE